One Phycisphaerae bacterium RAS2 DNA window includes the following coding sequences:
- the mutB gene encoding Methylmalonyl-CoA mutase large subunit, with protein sequence MRPSQTDIHPGEIGPHTTMSGRPLQTVYGPQDTAEVDYETHLGDPGQFPFTRGVHPDMYRGKLWTMRQFAGFGSARQTNERFKFLLSRGQTGLSTAFDLPTLMGRDADDQLSLGEVGRCGVAISSLADYEVLFGGIDLGGVSVSMTINAPAAILIAFYVATADKQGVPRKNLRGTCQNDILKEFHAQNEFVFPPSESVRLVVDTIEFCQKELPQYNAVSVSGYHIREAGSTAGQELAFTLGDGLAYAQACVDRGMDIDAFAPRLSFFFNSHNDFFEEIAKFRAARRLWAWYMKERFGAKNERSMWLRFHAQTAGCSLYSKQPHVNLMRVAYQAMAAVLGGCQSLHTNSMDETVCLPTEHAVTLALRTQQVLACETGVTSVVDPLGGSYFVEALTNQLEAEAREYIEHIDEMGGMIAAIENGYVRREIADAAYRYSAAVERGDKKLVGVTDYTDDDGPRIDMLKIPDAVEHEVIADLKKMKAGRDGAAVKVALKRITDDARAGVNVMEALIAGAKAYATVGEMMQALEASLGRFDTGQVF encoded by the coding sequence ATGAGACCATCGCAAACCGACATCCATCCCGGTGAAATCGGCCCGCACACGACCATGTCGGGCAGGCCCTTGCAGACCGTTTACGGGCCGCAGGATACCGCCGAGGTGGATTACGAAACGCACCTGGGCGACCCGGGGCAGTTCCCGTTCACGCGAGGCGTCCACCCTGACATGTACCGGGGGAAGCTGTGGACCATGCGGCAGTTTGCCGGGTTCGGCAGCGCACGCCAGACCAACGAGCGATTCAAATTCCTCCTCTCGCGCGGGCAGACCGGTCTGTCAACCGCGTTTGACCTGCCGACGCTCATGGGCCGCGACGCGGATGATCAACTCTCACTCGGAGAGGTCGGTCGTTGCGGCGTTGCGATCTCGTCGCTGGCAGACTACGAAGTGCTGTTCGGCGGCATCGACCTCGGCGGCGTCAGCGTCTCCATGACCATCAACGCGCCGGCAGCCATTCTCATCGCCTTTTACGTCGCCACGGCCGACAAGCAGGGCGTGCCCCGCAAGAATCTCCGCGGCACCTGCCAGAACGATATTCTCAAGGAGTTCCACGCGCAGAATGAGTTCGTCTTCCCGCCGTCCGAGAGCGTGCGACTGGTGGTGGACACGATCGAGTTCTGCCAGAAGGAGCTGCCCCAATACAACGCCGTGAGCGTCAGCGGCTATCACATCCGCGAGGCCGGGTCGACGGCCGGTCAGGAGCTGGCGTTTACCCTCGGCGACGGTCTGGCCTATGCCCAGGCGTGCGTCGATCGGGGCATGGACATCGACGCATTCGCGCCGCGGTTGAGCTTCTTCTTCAACAGTCACAATGACTTCTTCGAGGAGATCGCCAAGTTCCGCGCGGCCCGCCGGCTGTGGGCGTGGTACATGAAGGAGCGATTCGGCGCGAAGAACGAGCGGTCGATGTGGTTGCGCTTCCACGCGCAGACGGCCGGTTGCAGCCTGTATTCCAAGCAGCCGCACGTGAATCTGATGCGGGTGGCGTATCAGGCGATGGCGGCAGTGCTGGGCGGCTGCCAGAGTCTGCACACGAATAGCATGGACGAGACGGTGTGCCTCCCGACCGAGCACGCGGTGACGCTGGCGCTGCGCACGCAGCAGGTGCTGGCGTGTGAGACGGGCGTGACGAGCGTGGTCGATCCGCTGGGCGGGAGCTACTTCGTCGAGGCGCTGACGAATCAGTTGGAGGCGGAGGCCCGCGAGTACATCGAGCACATCGACGAGATGGGCGGCATGATCGCGGCGATTGAGAATGGATACGTTCGGCGCGAAATCGCCGACGCGGCCTATCGCTACAGCGCGGCGGTCGAGCGCGGCGACAAGAAGCTGGTCGGCGTGACGGACTACACGGACGATGACGGCCCGCGGATTGACATGCTGAAGATTCCCGACGCGGTCGAGCACGAGGTCATCGCCGACTTGAAGAAGATGAAGGCAGGTCGGGATGGCGCGGCGGTGAAGGTGGCTTTGAAGCGTATCACCGACGACGCGCGGGCCGGCGTGAACGTGATGGAAGCGTTGATTGCGGGGGCGAAAGCGTACGCGACCGTCGGCGAGATGATGCAGGCGCTGGAGGCATCGCTGGGACGGTTCGACACGGGGCAGGTGTTCTAG
- the zraS_5 gene encoding Sensor protein ZraS, producing the protein MTTDRSQPAQPDEAHPLARQLVELSALTGGLAHEIRNPLSTLKVNLQLLDEDWAKLETSDLPDPREAQDVARRSRRRIASLVQETRRLERILADFLQFVGKRELRLADVDLNTLVTEMADFYAPQAQAHGIALDLQLAAHALPCRADSHVLKQALLNLLINAQQAMPEGGRITLATARDDTGQVRIDVADTGPGIDPAEQADVFRAYYSTKKGGTGLGLAMARRIAHEHGGDITLTSTPGQGARFAIRLPGLAGEGR; encoded by the coding sequence ATGACGACCGACCGATCGCAACCTGCTCAACCTGACGAGGCCCACCCGCTGGCCCGCCAACTCGTGGAGTTGTCCGCGCTCACCGGCGGACTGGCGCACGAGATTCGCAATCCGCTTTCGACGCTGAAGGTGAATCTTCAGTTGCTCGATGAAGACTGGGCCAAACTGGAAACGAGTGACCTCCCCGACCCGCGCGAGGCGCAGGACGTCGCCCGGCGCAGCCGCCGGCGCATCGCCAGCCTTGTGCAGGAGACACGCCGGCTCGAACGGATCCTCGCGGACTTTCTGCAATTCGTCGGAAAGCGTGAGCTTCGACTGGCCGATGTCGATTTGAACACGCTCGTCACCGAGATGGCCGACTTTTACGCGCCGCAGGCCCAGGCACACGGAATCGCGCTCGATCTGCAACTCGCGGCGCACGCCCTGCCCTGTCGTGCGGACTCGCACGTGCTCAAGCAGGCGCTGTTGAATCTGCTCATCAACGCGCAGCAAGCCATGCCGGAAGGCGGCCGCATCACCCTCGCCACGGCGCGTGACGACACCGGGCAAGTCCGAATCGACGTCGCCGACACCGGCCCGGGCATCGACCCGGCCGAGCAGGCCGATGTGTTTCGCGCCTACTACTCGACCAAGAAGGGCGGCACCGGGCTGGGGCTGGCCATGGCCCGGCGCATCGCCCACGAGCACGGCGGTGACATTACATTGACATCCACGCCCGGCCAAGGCGCCCGGTTCGCCATCCGACTGCCCGGTCTCGCCGGCGAGGGCCGTTGA
- the sigL gene encoding ECF RNA polymerase sigma factor SigL — protein sequence MSNSTPPLSDAPTPNRGASASNPPDMSHSVLTRLRSGDPDAGRLLDELYRSAMLRFCLGYLHDPMESEDAVQEIFWRVLRSDALPDNFRPWLYKVARNHCIAVLRERKRHHADRNPLPTESIPMDESGNLTRLVRAEAQHQLADLLAQLSIDENELLRLRYTEGLSRKEIADVMDEPESVIKSRLFEAIEKLRKLAGG from the coding sequence ATGAGCAACTCCACGCCGCCGCTGTCTGATGCGCCCACGCCCAATCGCGGCGCTTCCGCGTCAAACCCACCGGACATGTCGCACAGCGTTCTCACGCGATTGCGAAGCGGCGATCCCGACGCGGGTCGGCTCCTCGACGAACTCTACCGCTCGGCAATGCTGCGCTTCTGTCTCGGCTATCTGCACGACCCGATGGAGTCCGAGGATGCCGTGCAGGAAATCTTCTGGCGTGTGCTGCGATCCGACGCCCTGCCCGACAACTTCCGCCCGTGGCTGTACAAGGTCGCGCGCAACCATTGCATCGCCGTCCTGCGCGAGCGCAAGCGCCACCATGCCGATCGCAACCCCCTTCCGACCGAATCCATCCCGATGGATGAGAGTGGAAACCTGACCCGGCTCGTGCGCGCCGAGGCCCAGCACCAGCTCGCCGATCTGCTGGCGCAGCTCTCCATTGACGAGAACGAACTGCTCCGGCTGCGCTACACCGAAGGCCTGTCACGCAAAGAAATCGCCGACGTGATGGACGAGCCGGAATCCGTCATCAAATCGCGACTGTTTGAAGCGATCGAAAAACTGCGGAAACTGGCGGGGGGATAA
- the fas6 gene encoding LOG family protein ORF6 in fasciation locus, giving the protein MSTNHRVYRDPSHETWRVFRIMSEFVDGFETMSQVGQAISVFGSARLGSGTAEYQSAERLGRMLVERGFAVITGGGPGIMEAANKGAIQAGGVSIGLNITLPHEQDANPYQTISLEFNHFFARKVMFVKYAMGLVCFPGGFGTLDEFFEAMTLIQTEKSPRFPVVLVGSEFWNPLHQFMRDTLLKRYQAISPADLDLFIITDDLDAAANHLRTTVDQCFGDLRPPTVSEEIAMPRERQITGEGMRFGRSPRRAPLQYE; this is encoded by the coding sequence ATGTCGACCAATCATCGGGTTTACCGCGATCCGTCTCATGAAACGTGGCGCGTGTTCCGGATCATGTCGGAGTTCGTCGACGGATTCGAAACGATGAGCCAGGTCGGCCAGGCGATCAGTGTCTTCGGTTCGGCACGGCTCGGCTCCGGGACGGCGGAATACCAGTCCGCGGAGCGCCTGGGGCGCATGCTCGTCGAGCGTGGCTTCGCGGTCATCACCGGCGGCGGACCGGGCATCATGGAAGCGGCGAACAAAGGCGCGATCCAGGCCGGCGGCGTCAGCATCGGGCTGAACATCACGCTGCCGCACGAGCAGGACGCCAACCCCTATCAGACAATCAGCCTCGAATTCAATCACTTCTTCGCGCGGAAGGTCATGTTCGTGAAGTATGCGATGGGCCTCGTATGCTTTCCCGGCGGCTTCGGTACGCTGGACGAGTTCTTCGAGGCGATGACGCTGATCCAGACGGAGAAATCGCCGCGGTTTCCCGTGGTCCTGGTCGGGTCGGAGTTCTGGAATCCCCTGCACCAGTTCATGCGAGACACGCTGCTCAAGCGATATCAGGCGATTTCGCCGGCGGACCTCGACTTGTTCATCATCACCGACGACCTCGACGCCGCCGCGAATCATCTGCGCACCACCGTGGATCAGTGCTTCGGCGATTTGCGCCCGCCCACGGTTTCAGAGGAAATCGCCATGCCGCGCGAGCGGCAAATCACCGGCGAGGGCATGCGATTCGGACGCAGCCCGCGGCGCGCCCCCCTTCAATACGAGTAA
- the pknB_5 gene encoding Serine/threonine-protein kinase PknB has protein sequence MTCPVSDQQLFSWIDRNADELESHLAICDECRAKSRNMLSLIRDVSRAPADAPMHWPSRIRDYTIHRMIGRGGQGWVFEAQQESPRRLVALKIVRGDAFPTEEDGRRLHREAQTLARLRHPGIAAVYEAGRTEDGRQFFAMELVQGVPLIDYARNHDLSLERRLELFRKVCEALEYAHQRGVIHRDLKPSNILVEEGDQPKLVDFGLARAAATEADRHVVTTLMDGGGIMGTLPYISPEQARGDSTDIDARSDLYSLGVILYELLTDRLPYSLKLESPHVAIRTICEQSPVRPSHHNRRLPPELDIITLKALEKEPIQRYDSVADLAHDIGLFLGGKPIMARRPSLTYRARKLVARNKLTTVLVITILLLAAGSAAWIRLLYDRAAAQTLSFTQPLTPWEIQERRRQLERSDPQAAISRINAADVIRGVGAFEEAESICRKVIDAQGDAGAESREALYAKVMLGRVLMDRGSPGEAQPILRDALRLLIKNHKDQKKDIANARAALGQCLTRLGFYPEAAGYLESAYPAVVETFGPRDTRTREVIQALIDVYDGWGMPDKAAEYRLVRQRTAGPAPATDRDPTGALSTDANRPPAGTQP, from the coding sequence ATGACCTGTCCGGTTTCCGATCAGCAATTGTTCAGTTGGATCGACCGCAACGCGGACGAGCTGGAGTCCCACCTCGCCATCTGCGACGAATGTCGCGCCAAATCACGAAACATGCTCTCGCTGATTCGCGATGTGTCCCGCGCTCCGGCCGACGCGCCGATGCACTGGCCCAGCCGCATTCGCGACTACACCATCCATCGCATGATCGGCCGCGGCGGACAGGGGTGGGTCTTTGAGGCCCAGCAGGAATCGCCCCGCCGGCTCGTCGCGCTCAAAATCGTGCGCGGCGACGCGTTCCCCACCGAAGAAGACGGCCGCCGGCTCCACCGCGAGGCCCAGACGCTCGCGCGCCTTCGCCATCCCGGCATCGCCGCGGTCTATGAGGCCGGCCGCACCGAGGATGGCCGACAATTCTTCGCGATGGAGCTGGTCCAGGGCGTCCCGCTCATCGACTATGCTCGAAACCACGATCTCTCGCTCGAGCGGCGGCTGGAATTGTTTCGGAAAGTCTGCGAGGCGCTCGAATACGCTCACCAGCGCGGCGTCATTCACCGCGATTTGAAGCCGTCCAACATCCTCGTCGAAGAGGGCGACCAGCCCAAGCTCGTGGATTTCGGCCTGGCCCGCGCGGCCGCGACCGAGGCTGATCGCCACGTTGTCACCACGCTCATGGACGGCGGCGGCATCATGGGGACGTTGCCGTACATCAGCCCCGAGCAGGCGCGCGGCGACTCCACCGACATCGACGCGCGAAGCGATCTCTACTCGCTCGGCGTCATCCTCTATGAGCTGCTTACCGATCGGCTCCCCTATTCGCTGAAGCTCGAGTCGCCCCACGTCGCGATCCGCACGATCTGCGAGCAGTCGCCGGTGCGCCCGAGCCATCACAATCGCAGGCTCCCGCCTGAACTCGACATCATCACACTCAAGGCGCTGGAGAAGGAGCCGATCCAGCGCTACGACTCCGTCGCCGATCTCGCACACGACATCGGGCTGTTCCTCGGCGGCAAGCCGATCATGGCGCGCCGCCCGAGTCTGACCTATCGCGCGCGAAAGCTCGTCGCGCGGAACAAGCTCACGACGGTTCTCGTCATCACGATCCTGCTGCTCGCCGCCGGCTCGGCCGCATGGATTCGTCTCTTGTACGATCGTGCCGCGGCGCAGACTCTGTCCTTTACCCAGCCGCTGACGCCGTGGGAAATTCAGGAACGCCGCCGCCAGCTTGAGCGCTCGGACCCGCAGGCCGCCATCAGCCGAATCAACGCGGCCGATGTCATTCGGGGCGTTGGTGCGTTCGAAGAAGCCGAGTCGATCTGTCGCAAGGTGATCGATGCACAGGGAGACGCGGGCGCCGAATCGCGCGAAGCACTTTATGCGAAGGTCATGCTCGGTCGCGTGCTCATGGATCGCGGCAGCCCCGGCGAGGCGCAACCCATCCTGCGCGATGCGCTGCGGCTGCTGATTAAGAACCACAAGGATCAGAAGAAGGACATCGCCAACGCTCGTGCGGCCCTGGGGCAATGCCTAACCCGGCTGGGTTTCTATCCCGAGGCCGCGGGGTATCTTGAATCCGCCTATCCCGCCGTCGTTGAGACGTTTGGCCCGCGCGACACGCGGACGCGCGAGGTGATTCAGGCGCTCATCGACGTTTACGACGGCTGGGGCATGCCGGACAAGGCCGCCGAATACCGACTCGTCCGTCAGCGGACCGCCGGCCCCGCGCCCGCCACGGATCGAGACCCGACCGGCGCGCTCTCTACTGATGCGAACCGCCCGCCCGCTGGAACGCAGCCCTGA
- the yqjA gene encoding Inner membrane protein YqjA → MDHFLADLSFGSIIDVFLHLDKHLNNLCLEYGNRVYGILFGVIFAETGLVVTPFLPGDSLLFVAGTQAANGSLSVFWLIVLLSIAGIVGDGVNYHLGKYLGPKVLKNPDSRIFKKKYLDKTHAFYEKYGGKTIIFARFVPIVRTFAPFVAGVGTMSYRRFLAYNVIGGLAWVGICVLAGYFFGNIPVIKKNFELVIIAIIVISVLPMVVEFLRARQKAKPSAS, encoded by the coding sequence ATGGATCACTTTCTGGCCGACCTGTCGTTCGGGTCCATCATTGATGTTTTCCTCCACCTCGACAAGCATCTGAACAACCTGTGCCTTGAATACGGCAACAGGGTGTACGGCATTTTGTTCGGCGTGATCTTCGCCGAGACGGGCCTGGTCGTGACGCCCTTTCTGCCCGGCGACTCGCTGCTGTTTGTCGCGGGCACGCAGGCGGCGAACGGTTCGTTGAGCGTATTCTGGCTGATTGTCCTGCTCTCGATCGCCGGGATCGTCGGCGACGGCGTGAACTATCACCTCGGCAAGTACCTGGGGCCGAAGGTGTTGAAGAACCCCGACAGTCGCATTTTCAAGAAGAAGTACCTCGACAAAACTCACGCGTTTTACGAGAAGTACGGCGGCAAGACGATCATCTTTGCGCGATTCGTGCCGATTGTCCGCACCTTCGCGCCGTTCGTGGCCGGCGTGGGCACGATGAGTTACCGGCGTTTTCTCGCGTACAACGTGATCGGCGGCCTTGCCTGGGTCGGCATCTGCGTGCTGGCGGGTTATTTCTTCGGGAACATCCCGGTCATCAAGAAAAACTTCGAGCTGGTGATCATTGCGATCATTGTGATCTCGGTGCTGCCCATGGTTGTTGAATTTCTCCGGGCCCGGCAGAAGGCCAAGCCATCGGCGTCATAA
- a CDS encoding 5-formyltetrahydrofolate cyclo-ligase family protein: MKKELRSRLRAVLAAVSPDDMATRSRAAARLLLAEPEYRRCETIMIYLSLPQEADTTPIVLQAWQDGKRVVAPQVSWESRQMIPMEIRDLDTEVAANNQLGVREPVSGQIIPVQQIDLVIVPGLGFDPFGNRLGRGRGFYDRFLGKPEFRGVSCGFALEEQVVDSIPAGPLDQRVHMLITDARVRRFDP, from the coding sequence GTGAAGAAGGAACTTCGATCCAGACTGCGGGCCGTGTTGGCGGCCGTTTCGCCGGATGACATGGCCACGCGCTCCCGCGCCGCGGCACGACTGTTGCTCGCCGAGCCGGAATACCGGCGCTGCGAGACGATCATGATCTACTTGTCGCTGCCGCAGGAGGCCGACACGACGCCCATCGTGCTTCAGGCGTGGCAGGACGGCAAGCGCGTGGTCGCCCCGCAGGTCAGTTGGGAGAGTCGGCAGATGATCCCGATGGAGATTCGGGATCTGGACACCGAAGTCGCGGCGAACAATCAGCTCGGCGTGCGCGAGCCGGTCAGCGGACAGATCATTCCCGTGCAGCAGATCGACCTTGTGATCGTGCCGGGGTTGGGCTTTGATCCGTTCGGCAATCGGCTGGGCCGCGGCCGGGGATTCTACGATCGCTTCCTGGGTAAGCCGGAGTTTCGTGGCGTCTCCTGCGGCTTCGCACTCGAGGAGCAGGTCGTCGATTCGATCCCCGCCGGTCCGCTGGATCAACGTGTTCATATGCTGATTACCGATGCCAGAGTTCGGCGGTTCGATCCGTGA
- a CDS encoding WecA-like glycosyltransferase: MSLKSTLPFATFVTGALLSAAGTALVLRWSTRRGFVDVPGGHKGHARPVALGGGVAITLAAVIPMLCAIAAANLLGTEAAPAWVPESVRIHLGGMLTKTPLALALAGAAAFICMVGLMDDRRAMRPLTKLVAQVAAAATLVIGFNLRLLSDLGYVPSVLLSILWIVTLMNSFNFLDNMDGLAAGVAMIAASVFASTAMRAGQIFVPACCLLLAGALAGFLPFNVHPARVFMGDAGSMVIGLLIGVLTILTTFADPAQGQAPVGVLAPLVVMAVPLYDTASVIWIRWRSGSPIWAGDRRHFSHRLVRRGMPVRQAVAVIWLATLVTSLPALMLPRASWPLAWGILLQTLLVVALVALLESAGGDGSD, from the coding sequence GTGAGCCTGAAATCCACGCTTCCCTTTGCGACGTTCGTGACCGGCGCGCTCTTGAGCGCCGCGGGAACCGCGCTGGTGCTGCGGTGGTCCACCCGTCGGGGTTTCGTGGATGTCCCCGGCGGGCACAAAGGTCACGCGCGACCGGTGGCGCTGGGCGGCGGTGTGGCTATTACGCTCGCGGCCGTGATTCCGATGTTGTGCGCGATCGCTGCGGCGAATCTGTTGGGAACAGAGGCAGCGCCGGCGTGGGTGCCGGAGTCCGTCCGCATTCACCTCGGCGGCATGTTGACCAAGACGCCGTTGGCGCTGGCACTCGCCGGGGCAGCCGCGTTCATCTGCATGGTCGGGTTGATGGATGATCGCCGCGCGATGCGACCGTTGACGAAGCTGGTCGCTCAAGTCGCCGCCGCCGCCACGCTCGTGATCGGTTTCAATCTCCGGTTGCTCTCCGATCTGGGTTACGTCCCCTCGGTCCTGCTATCGATCCTGTGGATCGTGACGCTCATGAACTCGTTCAACTTCCTCGACAACATGGACGGCCTGGCTGCGGGCGTAGCGATGATTGCCGCGAGTGTGTTTGCCAGCACAGCCATGCGCGCGGGGCAGATTTTTGTGCCCGCATGCTGCTTGCTCTTGGCCGGCGCGCTGGCGGGATTCCTGCCGTTCAACGTTCATCCCGCCCGCGTTTTCATGGGCGACGCCGGCAGCATGGTGATCGGCCTCCTCATCGGCGTGCTGACAATCCTCACGACGTTCGCCGACCCGGCGCAGGGCCAGGCCCCGGTCGGCGTACTCGCGCCGCTGGTGGTCATGGCGGTGCCGCTTTATGACACTGCCAGCGTGATCTGGATTCGCTGGCGCAGCGGCAGCCCGATCTGGGCTGGTGATCGGCGGCATTTCTCGCACCGCCTCGTGCGCCGCGGCATGCCGGTGCGCCAAGCCGTTGCGGTCATCTGGCTGGCCACGCTGGTTACGTCGCTCCCCGCGCTGATGCTGCCGCGGGCGAGCTGGCCGCTGGCGTGGGGCATCCTGTTGCAAACGCTGCTCGTGGTCGCGCTGGTCGCCCTGCTGGAGAGCGCCGGCGGCGACGGATCGGATTAG
- the mmgC_1 gene encoding Acyl-CoA dehydrogenase, whose amino-acid sequence MEFALSESQKAIRAEAVEFAKAQLTTGEVNPTFDKDGWKKCAAFGAMGVTVPTDFGGRGQLLDEFVAMMEGLGYGSRRMGLLTAIGAHVFGVVEPLNVAGTDEQKKKYLRKLTTGEWVGAHSVTEPQAGSDLGGLTTLAVRQGDYYIINGKKRYTTCGAGADLHVVYARMDDPTRYRLSCFLLEPGTQGMTVRPLPAIGLAGSGLSEVTYENVRVPAYNLLGKEGAGSTLFQGSIERERACIFGATLGSMAREIELAVAYANEREVAGKKIGQHQAISHRIADMKVRLEASRLLLYHVTALKSKGKRAPVEAAIAKLFVSESFMQNSIDLIRIHGGNGFVNEGGVESYLRDSLGGIIYSGTNDIQRSIIAANLGLRF is encoded by the coding sequence ATGGAATTCGCACTCTCTGAATCGCAAAAGGCCATCCGCGCCGAAGCCGTTGAGTTTGCCAAGGCGCAGCTCACCACCGGCGAAGTCAACCCCACCTTCGACAAGGACGGCTGGAAGAAGTGCGCCGCCTTCGGCGCGATGGGCGTCACCGTGCCGACGGATTTCGGCGGCCGCGGGCAGTTGCTCGACGAGTTTGTCGCCATGATGGAGGGCCTGGGGTACGGCAGCCGCCGGATGGGCCTGCTCACGGCGATCGGGGCGCATGTCTTTGGTGTGGTCGAGCCGCTGAACGTCGCCGGGACCGACGAGCAGAAGAAGAAATACCTGCGAAAGCTCACGACGGGCGAATGGGTCGGCGCGCACAGCGTGACCGAGCCGCAGGCCGGCAGCGATCTGGGCGGGCTGACGACGCTGGCCGTGCGTCAAGGCGATTACTACATCATCAACGGGAAGAAACGCTACACGACGTGCGGCGCGGGGGCGGACCTGCACGTGGTGTACGCGCGGATGGACGATCCGACGCGTTATCGCTTGAGCTGCTTCCTGCTCGAACCGGGCACGCAGGGGATGACCGTGCGGCCGCTGCCGGCGATTGGTCTGGCCGGCTCGGGCCTTTCGGAAGTGACGTACGAAAACGTACGCGTGCCGGCGTACAACCTGCTGGGCAAGGAGGGCGCGGGCAGCACGCTGTTTCAGGGGTCGATTGAGCGCGAGCGGGCGTGCATCTTCGGCGCGACGCTGGGTAGCATGGCGCGCGAGATTGAGTTGGCCGTCGCGTACGCGAACGAGCGCGAGGTGGCCGGCAAGAAGATCGGCCAGCATCAGGCGATCAGCCATCGCATCGCGGACATGAAAGTGCGATTGGAGGCGAGTCGGCTGCTGCTCTATCACGTCACAGCGCTCAAAAGCAAGGGCAAGCGGGCGCCGGTGGAAGCAGCCATCGCCAAGTTGTTCGTCAGCGAGTCGTTCATGCAGAACAGCATTGACTTGATCCGCATTCACGGCGGAAACGGGTTCGTGAACGAAGGCGGCGTGGAGAGCTACCTGCGCGATTCGCTGGGCGGCATCATCTACAGCGGCACGAACGACATTCAGCGGAGCATCATCGCGGCCAATCTCGGCCTGCGATTCTGA